A genome region from Natronobeatus ordinarius includes the following:
- a CDS encoding 3-hydroxyacyl-CoA dehydrogenase/enoyl-CoA hydratase family protein gives MELEDINTVAVLGAGNMGHGIAEVAALAGYDVTMRDINDEFVQNGYDQIEWSLGKLAESDQITDEEADAALARVTPLVDLEEAVADADVVIEAVPEKMEIKQDVWEDVEASAPDHTIFTTNTSSLSITELAAFTDRPERFCGMHFFNPPVRMQLVEVIAGDDSDDEVLEVVADLAESMGKSPVHVHKDEPGFIVNRILVPLMNEAAWLVDDDVATIAEVDSTTKFDLGLPMGSFELADQVGIDVGYHVLEYMHEVLGDAYEPAPLLEAKVEAEEFGKKTGAGIYDYEDGPGAEIPTDEFSEVARDRLLAIMANETAKLIGGGVAEPEAIDEATKLGAGFPDGPVKMVDAHGLEDVLETLEEASEETGHERYAPADYLEERAEAGGFYDVDEDDEGVSFETIRVEYPGEMVGQIVLDRPHRMNTISTELLDELAEAIDLLEADDEVRAILLTGEGEKAFSAGADVQSMAAGGADPIAAVELSRKGQGTFGKLEACELPVVAGIDGYCLGGGMELATCADLRVAAERSEFGQPEFNLGLIPGWGGTQRLKHIVGEGRAREIIFTADRYEAESMEAYGFVNEVVDNADLEERAMELAAQLAGGPPIAHRFTKRAMLAGRNDTDAGLEIEATAFGQLMATDDLMEGITAFMGGEDPEFEGK, from the coding sequence ATGGAACTGGAGGATATCAACACCGTAGCAGTTCTGGGTGCGGGGAACATGGGTCACGGCATCGCGGAGGTCGCTGCCCTCGCCGGGTACGACGTCACGATGCGTGACATCAACGACGAGTTCGTCCAGAACGGCTACGACCAGATCGAGTGGTCCCTCGGAAAGCTCGCCGAGAGCGACCAGATCACCGACGAAGAGGCCGACGCCGCCTTAGCGCGCGTCACGCCGCTGGTCGACCTCGAGGAGGCCGTCGCTGACGCGGACGTCGTCATCGAGGCCGTCCCGGAGAAGATGGAGATCAAACAGGACGTCTGGGAAGACGTCGAGGCGTCCGCCCCCGACCACACGATCTTCACGACGAACACCTCCAGCCTCTCGATCACCGAACTCGCCGCGTTCACCGACCGGCCCGAGCGCTTCTGCGGGATGCACTTTTTCAACCCGCCGGTCCGGATGCAGCTAGTCGAGGTGATCGCCGGCGACGACTCCGACGACGAGGTCCTCGAGGTCGTCGCCGACCTCGCCGAGTCGATGGGCAAGTCGCCCGTCCACGTCCACAAGGACGAACCCGGCTTCATCGTCAACCGCATCCTCGTCCCGCTGATGAACGAGGCGGCCTGGCTCGTCGACGACGACGTGGCGACGATCGCCGAGGTCGACTCCACGACCAAATTCGACCTGGGGCTGCCGATGGGCAGCTTCGAACTCGCCGACCAGGTCGGCATCGACGTCGGCTACCACGTCCTCGAGTACATGCACGAGGTGCTCGGCGACGCCTACGAGCCGGCGCCGCTGCTCGAGGCGAAAGTCGAGGCCGAGGAGTTCGGCAAGAAGACGGGCGCGGGCATCTACGACTACGAGGACGGCCCCGGTGCGGAGATCCCGACCGACGAGTTCTCCGAGGTCGCTCGAGACCGACTGCTCGCGATCATGGCCAACGAAACCGCGAAGCTGATCGGCGGCGGCGTCGCCGAGCCCGAGGCGATCGACGAGGCGACGAAGCTCGGCGCCGGCTTCCCGGACGGCCCGGTCAAGATGGTCGACGCCCACGGCCTCGAGGACGTACTCGAGACGCTCGAGGAGGCCTCCGAGGAGACGGGCCACGAACGCTACGCACCCGCGGACTACCTCGAGGAACGCGCCGAGGCGGGCGGCTTCTACGACGTCGACGAGGACGACGAGGGCGTCTCCTTCGAGACGATCCGCGTCGAGTACCCCGGCGAGATGGTCGGACAGATCGTCCTCGACCGCCCACATCGGATGAACACCATCAGCACCGAGCTGCTCGACGAACTCGCCGAGGCGATCGACCTGCTCGAGGCGGACGACGAGGTGCGTGCGATCCTGCTGACCGGCGAGGGCGAGAAGGCCTTCTCCGCAGGCGCGGACGTCCAGAGCATGGCTGCCGGTGGCGCGGATCCGATCGCTGCGGTCGAACTCTCCCGGAAGGGCCAGGGGACGTTCGGCAAACTCGAGGCCTGTGAGCTGCCCGTCGTCGCGGGAATCGACGGCTACTGTCTCGGCGGCGGGATGGAGCTCGCGACCTGCGCCGACCTCCGGGTCGCCGCAGAGCGCTCGGAGTTCGGCCAGCCGGAGTTCAACCTCGGCCTGATCCCCGGCTGGGGCGGCACCCAGCGGCTCAAACACATCGTCGGCGAGGGCCGCGCCCGGGAGATCATCTTCACAGCCGACCGGTACGAGGCCGAATCGATGGAAGCGTACGGCTTCGTCAACGAGGTCGTCGACAACGCCGACCTCGAAGAGCGCGCGATGGAGCTGGCAGCCCAGCTCGCCGGCGGCCCGCCGATCGCCCACCGCTTCACCAAGCGTGCCATGCTCGCCGGCCGCAACGACACCGACGCCGGCCTCGAGATCGAGGCTACCGCGTTCGGGCAGCTGATGGCGACCGACGACCTCATGGAAGGGATCACCGCGTTCATGGGCGGCGAAGATCCCGAGTTCGAAGGCAAGTAA
- a CDS encoding SPFH domain-containing protein, with product MDLIVPLQVVESFTIVGALVLVVVVAAILSAVEIVDAYDRGALTVFGEYRKLLEPGINFVPPFVSRVYRFDMRTQTIDVPHQEAITRDNSPVTADAVVYIRVMDAKRAFLEVDDYKRAVSNLAQTTLRAVLGDMELDDTLSKRERINARIREELDEPTDEWGIRVESVEVREVTPSRDVKGAMEQQTSAERRRRAMILEAQGERRSAIEKAEGDKQSNIIRAQGEKQSRILESQGEAISTVLRARSAESMGERAIIDEGLDTLAEIGQSESTTFVLPQELSSMVGRYGKHLTGSDVREDGHVLESLEFDAETRELIGLDDIGEILGEIEAVTEMDVEEMEQQAQAVKEGQDAGQNEFTGGADEGPQS from the coding sequence ATGGACCTCATCGTCCCGCTTCAGGTCGTCGAATCGTTCACCATCGTCGGCGCGCTCGTGCTCGTCGTGGTCGTCGCAGCGATACTGAGCGCGGTCGAAATCGTCGACGCCTACGACAGGGGCGCACTGACGGTCTTCGGCGAGTACCGCAAGCTCTTAGAGCCGGGGATCAACTTCGTGCCGCCGTTCGTCTCCCGGGTGTACCGCTTCGACATGCGGACCCAGACGATCGACGTCCCTCATCAGGAGGCGATCACGCGAGACAACTCGCCGGTCACGGCCGACGCGGTCGTCTACATCCGGGTGATGGACGCCAAGCGAGCGTTCCTCGAGGTCGACGACTACAAGCGGGCAGTGTCGAACCTCGCCCAGACGACGCTGCGCGCCGTGCTCGGTGACATGGAACTCGACGACACGCTGAGCAAGCGCGAACGCATCAACGCCCGGATCCGCGAGGAACTCGACGAACCCACCGACGAGTGGGGCATCCGCGTCGAGAGCGTCGAGGTCCGCGAGGTCACTCCCTCCCGCGACGTCAAGGGCGCGATGGAACAGCAGACCTCCGCCGAACGCCGGCGCCGGGCGATGATCCTCGAGGCGCAGGGTGAACGCCGCAGCGCCATCGAGAAAGCAGAGGGTGACAAGCAGTCGAACATCATCCGCGCCCAGGGTGAAAAACAGAGCCGAATCCTCGAGTCACAGGGTGAGGCGATCTCGACCGTCCTGCGGGCCCGATCTGCGGAGTCGATGGGCGAACGCGCCATCATCGACGAGGGACTCGATACGCTCGCCGAGATCGGCCAGAGCGAATCGACGACGTTCGTCCTCCCCCAGGAACTCTCCTCGATGGTCGGGCGGTACGGCAAACACCTCACCGGCAGCGACGTCAGGGAGGACGGCCACGTCCTCGAGAGCCTCGAGTTCGACGCGGAGACGCGCGAACTCATCGGCCTCGACGACATCGGCGAGATCCTCGGCGAGATCGAGGCGGTGACCGAGATGGACGTCGAGGAGATGGAACAACAGGCCCAGGCGGTCAAAGAAGGGCAGGACGCGGGTCAGAACGAGTTCACTGGCGGGGCGGACGAGGGGCCACAGTCGTAA
- a CDS encoding chorismate mutase, whose translation MKQTVSRRTALAGLALVFAGCAQPSNPASEDATAAYEDAEVSAIDEEILDLIEARMAIADEIGIVKAEEGLPIEVPEQEEVVLDRVAGTGEDAGADPELVRAVFRELIEMSKDVQERHVD comes from the coding sequence ATGAAGCAGACGGTCTCCCGTCGGACGGCGCTCGCAGGGCTCGCGCTGGTGTTTGCGGGCTGTGCTCAGCCGTCGAATCCGGCGTCGGAGGACGCGACAGCGGCGTACGAGGACGCCGAGGTCTCGGCGATCGACGAGGAGATCCTCGACCTGATCGAGGCGCGGATGGCGATCGCCGACGAGATTGGGATCGTCAAAGCCGAGGAGGGGCTCCCGATCGAGGTGCCCGAGCAGGAAGAGGTCGTCCTCGACCGCGTCGCCGGCACCGGCGAGGACGCGGGTGCCGACCCCGAGCTCGTCCGGGCGGTGTTCCGGGAGCTGATCGAGATGAGCAAGGACGTTCAGGAGCGACACGTCGATTGA
- a CDS encoding helix-turn-helix domain-containing protein codes for MREFVFALEHESGTNPVADVLAAHPDATIRSLSCHVTEDHLWRVDHAEGSPEALEALEGAYSESSYCADCLVKDDCGADCEIKVLDRSSDTLVVYTHWDRTDVCTSVPHLALEHLGEGLLFETEREGRRYRWRIVLGNGTPIGDFVDALGEEVDDCTGLELLRLADVDPEPDAEGPLSREQRAALRAAVERGYYETPRRIDLSELAAELELPRSTLSYRLRRAEAELATTFVRGETGEALFPRL; via the coding sequence ATGAGAGAGTTCGTCTTCGCCCTCGAGCACGAGTCCGGAACCAACCCGGTCGCCGACGTGCTCGCGGCCCACCCCGACGCGACGATCCGGTCGCTGTCGTGTCACGTCACCGAGGACCACCTCTGGCGGGTCGACCACGCCGAGGGATCGCCGGAGGCCCTCGAGGCGCTCGAGGGCGCCTACAGCGAGTCGAGCTACTGCGCCGACTGCCTCGTCAAGGACGACTGCGGCGCAGACTGTGAGATCAAGGTGCTCGACCGCTCGAGCGACACCCTCGTGGTCTACACTCACTGGGACCGGACGGACGTCTGTACGTCGGTGCCACACCTCGCCCTCGAGCATCTCGGCGAGGGGTTGCTGTTCGAGACCGAACGCGAGGGGCGACGCTACCGGTGGCGCATCGTCCTCGGGAACGGGACGCCGATCGGCGACTTCGTCGACGCCCTCGGCGAGGAGGTCGACGACTGCACTGGTCTGGAGCTGCTCCGACTGGCGGACGTCGATCCCGAACCTGACGCGGAGGGCCCCCTCTCGAGGGAACAGCGCGCCGCCCTGCGAGCGGCGGTCGAGCGCGGCTACTACGAGACTCCACGTCGGATCGACCTCTCGGAGCTCGCGGCAGAACTCGAGTTGCCGCGGTCGACGCTCTCCTACCGCCTGCGCCGGGCGGAGGCCGAGCTGGCGACGACGTTCGTCAGGGGTGAAACGGGCGAGGCGCTGTTTCCCCGGCTGTGA
- a CDS encoding DUF7475 family protein: protein MGATPTTSTDSTFELPSNPVGYVAILMAVITGVLHLVASTNAIEFSQVLAILFVLNGLGFLGGAALYLTRFWRRPLFLVAAAYSIVTILALFPVQGWGVEAFYMEGNLNPLAVITKAAEAILAVCAVYLYVDAGE from the coding sequence ATGGGCGCAACTCCCACGACCAGTACAGACTCGACGTTCGAGTTACCATCCAATCCGGTCGGATACGTCGCCATCCTCATGGCGGTTATCACGGGCGTGCTCCACCTGGTAGCGTCCACCAACGCGATCGAGTTTAGTCAGGTGCTCGCAATCCTGTTCGTCCTCAACGGCCTCGGCTTCCTCGGCGGGGCGGCGCTGTACCTGACTCGGTTCTGGCGGCGACCGCTGTTTCTCGTCGCGGCGGCGTACTCGATCGTGACGATCCTCGCGCTCTTCCCGGTCCAGGGCTGGGGCGTCGAAGCGTTCTACATGGAGGGTAACCTCAACCCGTTAGCCGTCATCACGAAAGCCGCCGAGGCGATCCTCGCCGTCTGCGCCGTCTACCTGTACGTCGACGCCGGTGAGTGA
- a CDS encoding HalX domain-containing protein, which translates to MTNEPEVLVVDDETRLADLFAAWLETEWSVATAYDGEEALEKLTDSVEVVLLDRRMPGISGDEVLEEIREAGYDCRVVMVTAVDPDFDIIEMGFDDYLVKPVSKDDLHEIVNSVLRRSSYAADVQEYYSLVSKKALLESEKTDHELAETEEYQRLRDRLDEHRVRIDETVSELSSHEEFVGVFRDLESGD; encoded by the coding sequence ATGACTAACGAGCCGGAGGTACTCGTCGTAGACGACGAGACGCGTCTCGCTGACCTGTTCGCGGCGTGGCTCGAGACGGAGTGGTCCGTCGCGACCGCCTACGACGGGGAGGAGGCGCTCGAGAAGCTGACCGATTCCGTCGAGGTCGTCCTCCTCGACCGTCGGATGCCCGGCATCTCAGGTGACGAAGTGCTCGAGGAGATCCGTGAGGCGGGATACGACTGTCGGGTCGTCATGGTGACGGCCGTCGACCCCGACTTCGACATCATCGAGATGGGGTTCGACGACTACCTCGTCAAGCCGGTCTCGAAAGACGACCTCCACGAGATCGTCAACTCCGTCCTGCGCCGGTCGAGCTACGCGGCCGACGTCCAGGAGTACTACTCGCTCGTCTCGAAAAAGGCGCTCCTCGAGTCCGAAAAGACCGATCACGAACTCGCGGAGACCGAGGAGTACCAGCGCCTTCGAGATCGGCTCGACGAACACCGGGTACGCATCGACGAGACCGTCTCGGAACTCTCGAGTCACGAGGAGTTCGTCGGCGTGTTTCGAGATCTCGAGTCGGGAGACTGA
- a CDS encoding acyl-CoA dehydrogenase family protein produces the protein MDFALTDEQKQIREEVRRFAENEIEPEAEEYDVEEKYPYEIVEKAAEMGLTGPYIPIEYGGAGYSILDTTIIVEELFAVDPGIALSIVASSFGCEAIMEFGTEDQKERFLEPVAMGEKISGAAISEPDTGSDVSSVSTTAEKDGDEWVINGNKMWITNGTVGDFFVVLCKTNPDAEGRYNGFSQLIVESDRDGFNADKITGKLGIRASDTAELIFDDVRVPEENLVGTKDAAFLQQMQFFDQTRVAVAAQGVGIAKGASEAALEYAQDREQFGKPISEFQAIQHKLADMHTKTEAARMLTYKSSWKVDQGEDITMLASMAKEYASRVAVSVADEAVQIHGGAGYVNDFPVERLYRDSKITQIYEGTTEIQKNIIARELLGKGF, from the coding sequence ATGGACTTCGCACTCACCGACGAGCAGAAACAGATCCGCGAGGAAGTCCGCCGATTCGCGGAAAACGAGATCGAACCCGAAGCCGAGGAGTACGACGTCGAGGAGAAATACCCCTACGAAATCGTCGAGAAGGCGGCCGAGATGGGCCTGACCGGTCCGTACATCCCGATCGAGTACGGCGGCGCCGGCTACTCGATCCTCGACACCACGATCATCGTCGAGGAGCTGTTCGCCGTCGATCCCGGCATCGCGCTCTCGATCGTGGCCTCCTCCTTTGGCTGTGAGGCCATCATGGAGTTCGGCACCGAGGACCAGAAAGAGCGGTTCCTCGAACCCGTCGCGATGGGTGAGAAGATCTCCGGGGCAGCCATCTCGGAACCCGACACCGGCTCTGACGTCTCCTCGGTTTCGACGACGGCCGAGAAAGACGGCGACGAGTGGGTGATCAACGGCAACAAGATGTGGATCACCAACGGTACCGTCGGCGACTTCTTCGTCGTCCTCTGTAAGACCAACCCGGACGCCGAGGGTCGCTACAACGGCTTCTCACAGCTCATCGTCGAATCCGACCGCGACGGCTTCAACGCGGACAAGATCACCGGCAAGCTCGGCATCCGCGCCTCGGACACGGCCGAACTAATCTTCGACGACGTCCGCGTCCCCGAAGAGAACCTCGTGGGCACGAAAGACGCCGCCTTCCTCCAGCAGATGCAGTTTTTCGACCAGACCCGCGTCGCGGTCGCCGCCCAGGGCGTCGGCATCGCGAAAGGCGCCAGCGAGGCCGCCCTCGAGTACGCCCAGGATCGCGAGCAGTTCGGCAAACCGATCTCGGAGTTCCAGGCGATCCAGCACAAGCTCGCGGACATGCACACGAAGACCGAGGCCGCCCGCATGCTGACCTACAAATCCTCGTGGAAGGTCGACCAGGGCGAGGACATCACCATGCTCGCCTCGATGGCCAAGGAGTACGCCTCCCGCGTCGCCGTTTCCGTCGCCGACGAAGCCGTCCAGATCCACGGCGGCGCCGGCTACGTCAACGACTTCCCGGTCGAACGGCTCTACCGCGACTCGAAGATCACCCAGATCTACGAGGGGACGACCGAGATCCAGAAGAACATCATCGCTCGCGAGCTGCTCGGTAAGGGCTTCTGA